The genomic DNA TGTAGTCTTTTCCTTCTACTCTTATTTTACCTTCTTCTTTGGCTTTGGTCCAAGAGCCTATTTTGACAAGCTCGTCATAGTGGATGACTTCAGCTTTTATAAAGCCTTTTTCCATATCTGAGTGTATTTTGCCAGCTGCTTTTAGTATATTTGTTCCTTTCTTTACGGTCCATGCTCTGCTCTCAATACCTTTGATGGTGAAGAAGGTTATTAGGTTAAGAATTTTGTAGCCTTCTGTTGCGAGTATTTGAAGTCCGCTAAGTTCAACTCCTAGTTCCTTCAGGAATGCTTTTCCTTCTTCCTCTGGGAGTTCTGCTATTTCATCTTCAAGTTTTGCAGATATGGGTAGGACCTTGGTATTTAGGTTTTTGTTTACGTATTCCGCAAGTTTGGTAAAATTTATGTCAGACTCTTCTTTGCCTATAAGTTTCTCATCAATATTAGCAACAATTAGCATTGGTTTCGCCGTAAGGAGCTGATATTTTTCAATAGTTTCTTTTTCTTCCTCTGATAGGATACTGATGGCCATTTTTCCGTTAAGTAGTTCGCTGTGTAGTTTTTCCAAGATTTCTAGTTCTTTGTGCGCTTCTTTGTCACCGGATTTTGCAAGCTTTATTAGTTTTTCTTTGGCTTTTTCAATAAATTCTAGATCCTTTAGGATGAGTTCTGTGTTTATTATTTCAAGATCTCTTATGGGGTCAATATCTCCTATATGCGGGACCTCGGGTGAATTGAACAGTCTGATTAGGTGTACTATTGCGTCTACATCTCTTATGTTTGATAAGAATTGGTTACCAAGTCCTTCTCCTTTACTTGCGTTTTTGACAAGTCCTGCAATGTCAATGAATTTTATTGTTGTGTAGGTTTTTTTTTGGGAGTTTGACAGTTTTGCTAGGGTATCAAGCCGTTCGTCTCGTATTTCAACAATGCCGACATTGGGTTCTATAGTGCAGAAAGGATAGTTTGATACCTGAGCGTTAGCTTTTGTTAGGGCATTGAAGAGAGTAGATTTTCCAACGTTAGGAAGTCCTACTATACCACAACTGAATCCCATTTTCTACCTCTGTTATTGCAGGTATTTCATTATCAGTTCAACACGGGTTTGGACTAGTTTGGATTCTGAGAAGGGGGAGTATATCTTGGGGTTGGGTAGGATTGCTATAAGTCTAGCAGTTTCTTCAATAG from Brevinematia bacterium includes the following:
- the ychF gene encoding redox-regulated ATPase YchF → MGFSCGIVGLPNVGKSTLFNALTKANAQVSNYPFCTIEPNVGIVEIRDERLDTLAKLSNSQKKTYTTIKFIDIAGLVKNASKGEGLGNQFLSNIRDVDAIVHLIRLFNSPEVPHIGDIDPIRDLEIINTELILKDLEFIEKAKEKLIKLAKSGDKEAHKELEILEKLHSELLNGKMAISILSEEEKETIEKYQLLTAKPMLIVANIDEKLIGKEESDINFTKLAEYVNKNLNTKVLPISAKLEDEIAELPEEEGKAFLKELGVELSGLQILATEGYKILNLITFFTIKGIESRAWTVKKGTNILKAAGKIHSDMEKGFIKAEVIHYDELVKIGSWTKAKEEGKIRVEGKDYIVKDGDVILIRFNV